Proteins from a genomic interval of Deltaproteobacteria bacterium:
- a CDS encoding phosphotransacetylase family protein, which produces MVPFFISSTNSYSGKTLLSIILGKILQSHHNKVGYMRIIGKSVAGTGAALYDIDTAFVRSMLGIPDPIDKMTPVVVTHDLLSSVLKGKDFDGMRLFRSAYETLSNGKDVMIISGAQNLYEGLSMKISDLIVIKSLNIQTVLIDPYRDEVCIDCILSAKELLGNRLAGVIINRVTADDIEFVGRTVVHYLEGKGIKVFGVIPREPLIESVSIRQIMDTVGGEMLSGHDKLDELIENLVVGAMDVENALKNFIKSKNKAVITGANRADIIIAALETSTKCLILTGDILPNEIVLGRAKAMGVPIMHVKYDTLTTISRIESIIGKIRVAREDQVKKGYELISKHVDTNSLFSAVGVKVK; this is translated from the coding sequence ATGGTTCCCTTTTTTATAAGTTCTACAAACAGCTATTCGGGTAAAACCCTCTTATCAATAATTCTCGGTAAGATACTTCAATCGCATCATAATAAAGTGGGTTATATGAGAATTATAGGCAAATCGGTGGCAGGAACCGGCGCAGCACTTTATGATATAGATACTGCATTTGTAAGAAGTATGCTTGGGATTCCAGACCCTATTGATAAAATGACCCCTGTTGTTGTAACGCATGATCTGCTCTCATCCGTTCTTAAAGGAAAGGATTTTGACGGCATGCGGCTATTTAGATCTGCCTATGAAACCCTTTCTAACGGCAAGGATGTAATGATTATAAGCGGTGCTCAAAATCTTTATGAGGGTCTTTCTATGAAGATCAGCGATCTCATAGTTATAAAATCCTTAAATATCCAGACAGTTCTTATTGATCCTTATAGAGACGAGGTTTGCATTGATTGCATACTATCCGCAAAGGAGCTGCTCGGGAATAGGCTTGCAGGTGTTATTATCAACAGGGTAACGGCTGATGATATAGAATTTGTCGGAAGGACGGTAGTTCATTATCTTGAGGGAAAAGGGATAAAGGTATTTGGCGTAATACCGAGAGAGCCCTTGATCGAGTCTGTTTCTATCAGACAAATCATGGATACAGTAGGCGGTGAGATGCTTTCAGGCCATGATAAGTTAGATGAATTAATTGAGAATCTTGTTGTCGGAGCCATGGACGTGGAAAATGCATTAAAGAACTTCATAAAAAGTAAAAACAAGGCAGTTATAACAGGCGCAAACAGAGCAGATATAATTATAGCAGCTCTGGAAACATCTACAAAATGCCTTATCCTTACAGGAGACATATTGCCCAATGAAATCGTACTCGGCAGGGCAAAGGCAATGGGAGTGCCGATAATGCATGTAAAATACGATACACTTACAACCATATCAAGGATTGAATCTATAATAGGAAAAATACGGGTGGCAAGGGAGGATCAGGTTAAAAAAGGTTATGAACTTATAAGTAAACATGTGGATACAAACAGCCTGTTCTCCGCTGTAGGGGTCAAGGTTAAGTAG